A stretch of the Larimichthys crocea isolate SSNF chromosome IX, L_crocea_2.0, whole genome shotgun sequence genome encodes the following:
- the LOC104926517 gene encoding growth/differentiation factor 6-B: MSFAFIVMMMLLGSSVANAFVLQPSEGEPAVSANSPVSHQRCQVESLKSIRNRLLRALNLQVEPDLPAGGLDTIREKWRFTISNMASSIKDTALPDVSGYSVSPDGRNNTSLTCCATASEIFMTDLGWDNWVIHPASLTIIQCALCNPEGKSARCPSSHNNVPETGSQVTCCQPTSQKMVPVVYVDEFSVVTISSVHLTDDCGCGHGTIQQPA; the protein is encoded by the exons ATGTCCTTTGCTTTCATTGTCATGATGATGCTTCTGGGCTCTTCAGTGGCGAATGCATTTGTCTTGCAGCCGTCCGAGGGAGAACCTGCGGTCTCTGCAAACTCTCCTGTTTCCCATCAGAG GTGCCAGGTTGAGTCACTGAAGTCCATCAGGAACCGTCTCCTCAGGGCCCTCAACCTGCAGGTTGAGCCCGACCTGCCAGCTGGTGGGCTGGACACTATCAGAGAAAAATGGAGGTTCACCATCAGCAACATGGCATCCAGTATCAAGGACACTGCAC TTCCAGACGTCTCTGGCTACTCTGTGTCACCTGATGGTAGAAACAATACGAGCCTGACGTGCTGTGCCACGGCCTCTGAGATCTTCATGACGG ATCTGGGATGGGACAACTGGGTGATCCATCCTGCCAGCCTCACCATCATTCAGTGTGCACTCTGCAACCCCGAAGGGAAGTCTGCCCGATGTCCATCATCCCACAACAATGTCCCGGAAACTGGCTCACAG GTGACATGTTGTCAGCCCACCTCCCAGAAAATGGTGCCTGTCGTCTACGTGGATGAATTCAGCGTCGTCACCATTTCCTCCGTGCACCTGACCGACGACTGTGGCTGTGGACACGGCACCATCCAGCAGCCGGCATAg